The segment CCGTCGGTTCCGCCATTTTAATTGGTATTAAGACATGAGGGATTGAGCATCCTATATCTCGAAGTATAGAGTATCCATCCGATTCCGTAGCATTTTGCTAATTATAATATTGGGGATTAGCCAAGCGGTAAGGCAACGGACTTTGACTCCGTCATTCATAGGTTCGATTCCTATATCCCCAGCCATCTATTTTCGATTGTTTCTCTTATGAGAGCCATTAGCTCAGTTGGTAGAGCACCTGACTTTTAATCAGGGTGTCGAAGGTTCGAGTCCTTCATGGCTCACCATTTTCTTGTAACGTGTGCGCGTGTGGCGGAATGGCAGACGCACCAGACTTAGGATCTGGCGTTTCACGACGTGGGGGTTCAAGTCCCTTCACGCGCACCATGTTTTTGCGGACGTGGCTCAGCGGTAGAGCATCGCCTTGCCAAGGCGAGGGTCGCGGGTTCGATTCCCGTCGTCCGCTCCATATAGATTTTGCGCCCTTAGCTCAGCTGGATAGAGCGTTTGACTACGAATCAAAAGGCCGGGAGTTCGAATCTCTCAGGGCGCGCCATTACAACTTCATTGAATGATCAAAGTGTCCCCAGATTCGAACGAGTTCGTTGGAGCATCCGCTTCGATAGCACAACTTCGCAATCGGATGCGTAGCATCCGTATCTCTCAGGGCGCGCCATTTATACTTCATTGCTTCAACTTTTGTATTAACGGGATGTAGCTCAGCTTGGTAGAGCACCTGGTTTGGGACCAGGGGGTCGCATGTTCAAATCGTGTCATCCCGATATTTCATTTCACCTATGCGGGTGTAGTTCAATGGTAGAACTTCAGCCTTCCAAGCTGATAGCGTGGGTTCGATTCCCATCACCCGCTTATATTTGTATCACGTGAGTCCGTCAGCCCTATGGGGAAGACGGACTTTTTTTGCTATTTAGCAAATGTAAGCGAAAAACGAACACAATGTGATGCAGGGAAGGCGAATGGCCGAATGTAATCGAAAAAATCGAACACAATTGGACTGGGCGCGCTGCGTAGGCCGTGTGTTTATCGCAGTGCCAGACGTATTTTCACAGGAAAACCGAATACAATGGGTGCCACTGCGAGGAGGGAAGGGCCCCATGCATCACCGGCAGTAACATTTTAAGAGAAATCCTGCCAAAAGTGCAACAATACTGCCCCAAAGAAGCGGTCAATGCTGAAATCCTGCATGAAATGCAACAAATTCAGCGCTAACTTGCTTTAAACATCAAAATTTGTGCAAATCATGCAACATTGTACTTCAACCCGTAAAAGGTATAGAGAAATCCTGCCAAAAGTGCAACATTACCATTACTGCTCCTTAAAAGCGGCCAGTGAGAGAGGCATTAGCATCGTTCACCCGCAGGGTGATTTTGTTGCTATTTAGGGAATGTATGCGAAAACTGAACACAATGTGATGCAGGGAAGGCGAATGGCCGAATGTAATCGAAAAACCGAACACAATTGGACCAGGCGCGCCACGTAGGCCGTGCGTTTATCGCAGTGCCAGATGTATTTTCACAGAAAAACCGAACACATAGAACTCAGAGTATCTGTGAGCCAGAGCGCTAAGGGCTGCAGCTGTCAAATGGCCGTCAGAAGGCAGGTAGATGGAGAAAAGTGAGCTTCGTGTAAGAGTGGTATATAGGCACCAGTATTATTCATCCGCTAGGGTGATTTCGTTGTAAGGGCCGGGATGTTGCAATAGTATGGGAGGGCGTTATGTTTCTATAGAACTGATATAGTATAACTATTGGACTATTGGATCATAGGCAACACTTACTTGGAAGCTGAGGAGCATTTGTTATGACAGACAAAGTAATACGGATTTTCAGAATCATTAACGCCATTCAGTCGAACCCGGGGATTACCGCAGCAGACTTGGCCTTTAGGTGTGAGGTGAATATTAGAACGATCTATAGGGATCTTGAGGTGATCAGCCACTTTGCACCGGTTACGAATGAGGGAAGAGGCACGGGCTACCGGTTCATGGGCAAATTCTTTTTATATCCGCTGGATTTCTCGGAGCAGGAGTCGCTGGCGTTCTCTTTGCTGCCTTCGGTGCTGAATCCGGATAGAATTCCGCCGGGTTTTCATTCTGCGTATGACAAGGTGATGGGGACCCATCTTAAGGAGAAATCACGGCAGAACGGCCTCCTGGAGAATATCGCGGATATTATCCAGATGGGCACACCGGCCTACCGCAAGGAGAGCCGGAACTTCCTGCAGCCGCTCATTGGAGCGATTCTGGAGCAGCGCAGCATCCGGACGGTATACCACTCGCAGTCACGCAACGCCACTACAGCACGGAAGATTGATCCTTATTATCTGATCCCGCGGGATCAGCGCTTTTATCTGATTGGCTATTGCCATCTGAAGGGGGCGATTCGTACGTTCCGGATCAGCCGGTTTGAGCAGGTCGAGATGACGGCTTCCGCTTTTGATAAGGGAAATTTCAATATTAAGCAGTATCTGAAAAATACCTGGTCGATCAACCGGGGCACCCGGAATGTCACGTTCAAGGTACGGTTCGATCCGGAGGTGGCGCGTTACATTAAGGAAGAGGAGCTGTTCGTACAGCCGCGGATGAGCGAAGAAGGCGACGGAACGCTGCTGTTCGAAGTCACGGTTAATAATGAGAAGGAGTTCATCAAGTGGATTCTGCAGTATGGCCCGAATGCTGAGATTCTGGAGCCGGAGTCGGCCAGGGAGCGCTTGAAGGAGCAGCTGGAGCAGTGGCTGGATGTGTATCAGCAGCAGACGTAGACTATGATTTTACATAATATGGAATAAAAATGTCGAAAAGGTTAGATTGATTAGCTCAACTGGAGAATAAAGGCTTTTTTAGAGATATATTAGAGATATATATGTTGGGAATGAATTGACCGGAGCGGTGAAGCAGGTTATTATTGGAATATAATGGAATGATAGGAGGCAAGATAGAAATTGCTGGAACTGGATGGGATGAATGAAGACTCTTTGACAGATATGCTTAAAGTCTCGTTCTCATGGGAGAACTGGACGGCAATTCTCGAGATTTCAGACAAGCTCTTTGAACTTGCAGTTCTAACCTACGGCTCCCATCAACAGGGTGCAAAGAAGTATTATTTGAAAAAAAATATAGCGTATTATCTCGGCTACAGTGCGTGCATGAAGGGCATTGCCTACCAAAAGCTCGGTAATCTCGCTGAATCAAGAAAGTGTATAGGCTTGTACTCGGATTTGAGCTGGATCACGGATGCGGATCAGGAAGCTGCCGCAGAAGTGGAATACTACAGGAACATTGCGATAGCCAACACCTTCGTCATTGATCTGCTGGAAGGAAAGGTAGAAGTTCTCCCTGATTATGTTGAATTCATTCGTACAGGGGACCAGGAGGAGCTGCTTGCCTGCTTGATTACTGTGCTGGAATCTGCCATTAAGTACAACTTTTCTATCGACTGGGTACTGGATGAATTCAATGAGCCGCTACAGGAACTAAGCTGCAGAGAGAAGCAGGAAGATATCAGATACTACATAGACTACATGCATCTTAGTGCAATTTATTTGTATAAAAGGGAGAAAATTCATGATGCAATTAATCTGACTCTCTATATTTTGGTAATAAGTAGTAAACTTTATGACGGGACAGGCTTTAGGAAAATCGTGTCGTTTTATGAACATATCCGAAGCCATGCGACCGCAGAACAACAAGAATCTTATCAAAATGTAATGAAAAATATCTTAGAGAGGGAGTTTTTAAAAGATGAAAAAGGCGATCTCGTTATTAACAGCCGTATTGTTGATTAGCGCAAGCGTAGTAGTAACAACGGCAAGCGCAGGCGGTCACTTATCCGCATCCTCCGGCAATATCTCTATTAACAATCACGGAGCAGGCCACTAGTCTAAAATCTCTCTGTCTCATGAATCTGGAAATATAAGCTGCATATCATGCAAAGAAGGGGTAAGCGATGCTTACCCCTTCTTTGCTGTGGATAGAGGTTACTCTGTTACAGTCAATCCCAGTCCTTCTGCGATTCGCCGGCCAAACTCCGGATCGGCTTGGTAGAAGTGGCCAATCTGGCGGAGCTTGATCTCCTCGGACTCCACTGGAGTCATCGCGCCGACAATATTGCTCACGAGCCGGGCACGCTCCTCTTCACTGAGCAGACGGTACAGGTCACCCGGCTGAGTGTAGTGATCGTCATGGTCATAAGACACGCTGTCTGCCTGGCCGGAGACTTCAAAAGCAGCCGCTTTATGCGGCGCTGACTCGGTTGCCCCGCCGGAGCTGTTGGGCTCGTAGTAGACGGAGCCTCCCCCGTTATTCGTAGCATTCATCGCGCCGTCGCGCTGATTATTGTTGACCTCTGCGACAGGCCGGTTAATCGGCAGGTGGTTATGGTTCGCTCCTACCCGGTAGCGGTGGGCATCTCCGTATGCGAAGAGGCGGCCCTGAAGCATTTTATCTGGAGAAGCTTCTATGCCTGGAACGAACGACCCGGGGGAAAAGGTAGCCTGCTCCACTTCGGCGAAGTAATTCTCAGGATTGCGGTCCAGCACCATGCGGCCTACCTCAATCAACGGATAATCCTTCTGCGACCACACCTTGGTGACATCAAACGGATCGAAGCGGTAGGTGTCGGCATCTTCCACAGGCATAATCTGCACATGCAGCCTCCAGGCTGGGAAGTCTCCACTATCAATGGCGTTGAACAAATCCGCTGTATGATAATCCGGGTTCTCCCCGGCTAACTGTGCGGCCAGCTTAACATCGAGGTTCTTGACGCCCTGCTCTGTCTTGAAGTGGTATTTCACCCAGACGGCTGCGCCTTCGGCATTTACCCACTTGAACGTATGGCTGCCGAAGCCATGCATATGGCGGAGAGTAGCCGGGATGCCGCGGTCGGACATCAGAATCGTCACCTGGTGCAGAGACTCGGGGGAGAGGGACCAGAAGTCCCAGACGGCATTCGGGTTCTTCAGATGGGTCTGCGGATGGCGCTTCTGGGTATGGATAAAGTCCGGGAACTTGATGGCATCACGGATGAAAAAGACAGGCGTGTTATTGCCGACCAGGTCGTAGTTGCCTTCCTCAGTGTAGAATTTCACAGCAAAGCCGCGCGGATCGCGCACAGTATCGGATGAACCCAGCTCCCCGGCAACGGTAGAGAAACGGATGAACATCGGGGTGCGTTTGCCGACCTCCGACAAGAAGGCAGCCTTCGTATATTGGGAGAGATCATTGGTGACTTCAAAATAACCATGGGCACCGGCGCCTTTGGCATGAACGACACGCTCAGGAACACGCTCACGGTTGAAGTGGGCCAGCTTCTCCAGCAGGTGGACATCCTGCACCAGCACGGGGCCACGGGCACCGGCGGTCATTGAATTCTGGTTGTCACCTACGGGGGCGCCCCAGCTTGTCGTTAGCTTGTTGTTATGGTTTGTGGTCATGAACATAATCACCTCGTATAGGATTTGATTTTAGATTAAGTATAAATACTATAATAACAAGAATTTAAATAAAATCAATCCTTTTTTATAATTATTATAATTAACCTTATGCGGAAGAAAGCAGGTTCATGCCAGAGCTGGAGGTTACAGACAAGGAAATTTGGCTTAGATGAAGCGAAAGCGGAGAGTGAAGAGTGGGCAAAAAAACTCCCGCCCGCAGCAGCGGACAGGAGGGGGGATTCGTGAACAGTAACGGAGCAGCAACAACTGGATGCGGGTGACGGGAGCAAAAACTACTGTAAGTTAGCTTGGGATATACATACGGTTATAGTATTCATCCAGCATGCGCTTGGTGGCGAATTCGGTGCGGGTGGTCTCGATGCTGCGGTGCATCATCTGCACCCACTTGGCCTGATCCTCATAGAAGACCGGGAGGACGCGGTTCAGTAGGGTATCATACAATGCATCGCTGTCATGCTGGTCAAGCACTGCAAAGTCGGTAGTCTCGAAGCCGCCGCCGATCTGCCAGCCGTTCTCGCCGTCGATGCAGGCCTCCGGCCACCAGCCGTCCAGGATGGAGCAGTTCAGGACGCCGTTCATGGCGGCCTTCATCCCGGAGGTTCCGCTGGCTTCGAGCGGTCTGCGCGGATTGTTCAGCCAGATGTCAGAGCCGCGGGTCAGCCGGGCTCCGATGGTCATATCGTAGTTCTCCAGGAAGACTACACTCTTCGGATATTTGCGCATCATGGCTACAAGGTTGCTGACGATCCGCTTGCCGTTGTCGTCCAGCGGGTGTGCCTTGCCGGAGAAGACAATCTGAATCTTGCCGCTCTCCAGGTACGGCTCTATAATATCCGGCTGGGAGAAGATCAGGTCACTGCGCTTGTAAGGAGCCGCCCGGCGGGAGAAGCCAATGAGCAAATTGTCTGCATTCAGGGCAATCCCGGACCGTTCTTCAATGAAGCCGATCAGCTCCTGCTTGATCTCCTTGTGCACAGCCCACAGGTCGCCGCCTCCCTCAAAAGCACGGGTCATCCGCTCATCTACCCAGGTAGGGGTATGAATCGCATTGGTGATGCCGATGATCTCGGATCTGCCGGCGACTTCCTTCCACATTTTGTTAGCGGTGTCGGCATGAAGCTGAGCCACTGCATTCGAGATTCTCGACAGCCGCAGACCGGCAACTGTCATGTTGAACGGCTCTCCGCCGATCCGCTCCATCTGGGCGCGGGTTAGGCTGTTGAAGGCTCCCATGTATTCCAGACGATCCAGCGGATGTGTCTCGTTGCCTTCCTTGATCGGTGTATGTGTAGTGAACACAACCTCTTCCCGTGTAGCCTTCCAGGCTTCTTCAAAGGTACTGCCGCCGGACATCTTCTCCCGGATCAGCTCGATTGCAGCGAGCGCCGCATGTCCCTCGTTGAAGTGATAGACATCGATCTTAATTCCTAGAGCGCGCATGGCTTTGACGCCGCCGATGCCCAGAACGATCTCCTGGGCAATCCGCTCCTCCCCGAACCAGCCGTAGAGCTGTCCGGTAATCCAGGCATCGCTGTTCTCCGGGATATCGGTGTCGAGCAAATAGAGCGGACGGTTGCCGAACCGGTCGGTTCTCCACACTTTGCAGACCACATCGGTCTTTCTGACTTTTACCGTGACCTTGACGCCCGTATCTTCCAGGAAGTCGTACACATAGTTGTGGTAAGAGTCGTAGGGATTGCCGTCCGCATCAATCCTCTGGTCCGTGTAGCCCTGTTTCCATTTGAGTCCGATGGGGATGATGGGTGCCCCGATATCCTGCGCGCCCTTGATGTAATCTCCGGCCAGAATGCCCAGGCCTCCGGCGTACATTTTGAAATCGGAATGCAGCCCATACTCCATGCTGAAATAAGCTACTGACGGTAAGTGGTTCTCGCTCACGTGATAAGCCTCCTAAATGCGATTTAGATAATAACAAGTTGCTGCAGGCTGTATCTAAGATGCAAACGTTTGCTCCATGAGGCAGGACGGGCTCTGGAAGCGATTGCACCATCATTCTAGCATATTTATCCTTAAAAAGCACAGCGGAGTTTCGGTGACGAATGACCGCCTGCTGAGCCGATAAATAAAATTTGATAAACCTGCCGGAAGGCCATAAGATAAGGGGAGAATAAATGTACAAGCTTCATCTAAATTATAAGCTAAACCATAAAGCAAACAATAAACCAAGTGGTGGTGTAAAGGATTGAGTATAGTCGTAATTGGAAGTCTGAATATGGATATGGTCGTACGGGCAGAGCGCGCGCCGGAGGCGGGTGAGACCCTGTTCGGTCAGGGATTTGCTCTGTCTCCGGGCGGAAAAGGGGCGAATCAGGCCGTCGCAGCGGCCAGACTGGGTGCGGATGTGACGATGATCGGCAGAGTGGGGAAGGATGCTTTTGGCAGCGGGCTGCTGGAGATTATGGAGCAGGAGCGGGTTCATACTGCTTATATCTCACAGAGTGAATCCCAGGTTACAGGGGTTGCTTCCATTGTGGTGGACGGTGCCGGTGAGAACCGGATCATTGTGGTACCTGGCGCGAATGTGGAGAT is part of the Paenibacillus sp. FSL M7-0420 genome and harbors:
- a CDS encoding helix-turn-helix transcriptional regulator, which translates into the protein MTDKVIRIFRIINAIQSNPGITAADLAFRCEVNIRTIYRDLEVISHFAPVTNEGRGTGYRFMGKFFLYPLDFSEQESLAFSLLPSVLNPDRIPPGFHSAYDKVMGTHLKEKSRQNGLLENIADIIQMGTPAYRKESRNFLQPLIGAILEQRSIRTVYHSQSRNATTARKIDPYYLIPRDQRFYLIGYCHLKGAIRTFRISRFEQVEMTASAFDKGNFNIKQYLKNTWSINRGTRNVTFKVRFDPEVARYIKEEELFVQPRMSEEGDGTLLFEVTVNNEKEFIKWILQYGPNAEILEPESARERLKEQLEQWLDVYQQQT
- a CDS encoding DNA-binding protein, yielding MLELDGMNEDSLTDMLKVSFSWENWTAILEISDKLFELAVLTYGSHQQGAKKYYLKKNIAYYLGYSACMKGIAYQKLGNLAESRKCIGLYSDLSWITDADQEAAAEVEYYRNIAIANTFVIDLLEGKVEVLPDYVEFIRTGDQEELLACLITVLESAIKYNFSIDWVLDEFNEPLQELSCREKQEDIRYYIDYMHLSAIYLYKREKIHDAINLTLYILVISSKLYDGTGFRKIVSFYEHIRSHATAEQQESYQNVMKNILEREFLKDEKGDLVINSRIVD
- the katA gene encoding catalase KatA, whose amino-acid sequence is MTTNHNNKLTTSWGAPVGDNQNSMTAGARGPVLVQDVHLLEKLAHFNRERVPERVVHAKGAGAHGYFEVTNDLSQYTKAAFLSEVGKRTPMFIRFSTVAGELGSSDTVRDPRGFAVKFYTEEGNYDLVGNNTPVFFIRDAIKFPDFIHTQKRHPQTHLKNPNAVWDFWSLSPESLHQVTILMSDRGIPATLRHMHGFGSHTFKWVNAEGAAVWVKYHFKTEQGVKNLDVKLAAQLAGENPDYHTADLFNAIDSGDFPAWRLHVQIMPVEDADTYRFDPFDVTKVWSQKDYPLIEVGRMVLDRNPENYFAEVEQATFSPGSFVPGIEASPDKMLQGRLFAYGDAHRYRVGANHNHLPINRPVAEVNNNQRDGAMNATNNGGGSVYYEPNSSGGATESAPHKAAAFEVSGQADSVSYDHDDHYTQPGDLYRLLSEEERARLVSNIVGAMTPVESEEIKLRQIGHFYQADPEFGRRIAEGLGLTVTE
- the glgP gene encoding alpha-glucan family phosphorylase; its protein translation is MSENHLPSVAYFSMEYGLHSDFKMYAGGLGILAGDYIKGAQDIGAPIIPIGLKWKQGYTDQRIDADGNPYDSYHNYVYDFLEDTGVKVTVKVRKTDVVCKVWRTDRFGNRPLYLLDTDIPENSDAWITGQLYGWFGEERIAQEIVLGIGGVKAMRALGIKIDVYHFNEGHAALAAIELIREKMSGGSTFEEAWKATREEVVFTTHTPIKEGNETHPLDRLEYMGAFNSLTRAQMERIGGEPFNMTVAGLRLSRISNAVAQLHADTANKMWKEVAGRSEIIGITNAIHTPTWVDERMTRAFEGGGDLWAVHKEIKQELIGFIEERSGIALNADNLLIGFSRRAAPYKRSDLIFSQPDIIEPYLESGKIQIVFSGKAHPLDDNGKRIVSNLVAMMRKYPKSVVFLENYDMTIGARLTRGSDIWLNNPRRPLEASGTSGMKAAMNGVLNCSILDGWWPEACIDGENGWQIGGGFETTDFAVLDQHDSDALYDTLLNRVLPVFYEDQAKWVQMMHRSIETTRTEFATKRMLDEYYNRMYIPS